From the genome of Triticum aestivum cultivar Chinese Spring chromosome 3B, IWGSC CS RefSeq v2.1, whole genome shotgun sequence, one region includes:
- the LOC123070985 gene encoding inositol hexakisphosphate and diphosphoinositol-pentakisphosphate kinase VIP1 isoform X1 yields MERRNHGAHGGGKIRIGVCVMEKKVSCSPMEQILERLHAFGEFEIIIFGDKVILEDPIESWPLCDCLIAFYSAGYPLEKAEKYAVLRRPFLVNELDPQYLLHDRSKVYEHLKLFGVPVPTYAVVRREHPNQELSYFIEQDDFIEIHGKRFCKPFVEKPIDGDDHNIMIYYPSYAGGGMKELFRKVGNRSSEFYPEVRKVRRDGSYIYEEFMPTGGTDVKVYTIGPGYAHAEARKSPVVDGVVMRNSDGKEVRYPVLLTPTEKQIARNVCQAFRQAVCGFDLLRCDLGEARSYVCDVNGWSFVKSSYKYYDDAACILRKMFLDEKSPHIYTIPAHLPWRISEPAQPSDAVRNRERGTVGIPTQSEELRCVIAVIRHGDRTPKQKVKLKVTQEKLLKLMLKYNGGKAHAEAKLKSALQLQDLLDATRILVPRARSGRESDSDAEVEHAEKLRQVRAVLEEGGHFSGIYRKVQLKPSNWAHIPKSSGEGEEEVPSEALMILKYGGVLTHAGRKQAEELGRYFRNNMYPSEGPGLLRLHSTYRHDLKIYSSDEGRVQMSAAAFAKGLLDLEGDLTPILVSLVSKDSSMLDGLQDGTIEISEAKAQLHDIIISSKVANGGDPAGFPWMVDGADVSTNAAQLLTDLAELTKEITSQVKRLSDDENEEVATDSDSPNHPYDQAKALWRTEIDMDRIAAGLPCGSESFLLMFARWKKLERDLYNERKKRFDTTQIPDIYDSCKYDLLHNSHLNLNGLHDLFKVSQLLADGVIPNEYGINPKQRLKIGSKIARRLLGKILIDLHNTRREITEVAAESSTRLDPIVVSSTKRKERCYHDGVRNESSEGSSTDEKSVDLDSHEETKYCLDPKYANVMDPERRVRTRLYFTSESHIHSLMNVLRYCYLDESLNGEESLICKNASDHLFKTKELDYMSYIVLRMFENTEVPLEDPKRFRIEMTYSRGADISCLESATNTDCFLPDDHTMQIMEPERLQEVGSYLTLDKFDKMTRPFAMPAEDFPPATPSQCLAVRFCEDIELQGARLQH; encoded by the exons TTGGCCTTTATGTGACTGTCTAATCGCCTTTTATTCAGCTGGCTACCCATTAGAAAAGGCGGAGAAATATGCTGTTCTACGCAG GCCTTTTTTGGTCAATGAGTTGGACCCACAATACCTGCTTCATGACCGCAGCAAAGTATATGAG CACCTTAAATTGTTCGGTGTTCCGGTCCCTACTTATGCTGTTGTCAGAAGAGAGCATCCTAATCAAGAGTTAAGCTACTTTATCGAGCAAGATGATTTTATTGAGATTCATGGAAAGCGTTTTTGCAAGCCTTTCGTGGAGAAACCCATCGATG GAGATGACCATAATATAATGATATATTATCCTAGCTATGCTGGTGGAGGAATGAAAGAACTGTTCCGTAAG GTTGGCAATAGATCTAGTGAATTTTATCCAGAAGTTAGGAAAGTGAGGCGAGATGGATCTTACATTTATGAGGAGTTCATGCCTACAGGAGGAACAGATGTCAAG GTTTATACAATTGGACCAGGATATGCACATGCTGAAGCTCGTAAATCCCCAGTTGTAGATGGGGTTGTCATGAGAAATTCTGATGGAAAAGAG GTCCGCTATCCTGTTTTACTGACCCCTACTGAGAAACAAATTGCACGGAATGTTTGCCAAGCCTTCAGACAAGCG GTATGTGGCTTTGATCTTCTAAGGTGTGACCTGGGGGAGGCAAGATCTTATGTATGTGATGTGAATGGCTGGAGTTTTGTGAAAAGCTCATACAA GTACTATGATGACGCTGCATGCATTCTGAGGAAAATGTTTCTTGATGAGAAATCTCCACATATTTATACCATTCCTGCTCATCTTCCATGGAGAATCAGTGAGCCAGCGCAACCATCAGATGCTGTAAGAAATCGAGAACGGGGAACTGTGGGCATACCTACGCAGTCAGAAGAGTTGCGCTGTGTCATAGCTGTTATACGCCA TGGGGATCGCACACCAAAGCAGAAGGTGAAGCTGAAAGTAACTCAAGAGAAGCTTTTAAAATTGATGCTGAAATACAATGGCGGAAAGGCCCATGCGGAG GCGAAGCTTAAAAGTGCTTTGCAACTGCAAGATCTGTTAGATGCAACAAGAATCCTTGTACCACGTGCTAG GTCTGGCCGTGAAAGTGATAGTGATGCTGAAGTCGAGCATGCAGAGAAGCTACGGCAAGTTAGAGCGGTTCTTGAAGAG GGTGGACACTTTTCAGGTATTTATAGGAAAGTACAGCTAAAACCATCAAACTGGGCCCATATTCCTAAAAGTAgtggagaaggggaggaggaggttcCAAGCGAAGCCCTAATGATTCTCAAGTATGGTGGTGTTCTAACCCATGCAGGAAGAAAGCAG GCAGAAGAGTTGGGAAGATATTTCAGAAATAATATGTATCCAA gtgaagGACCAGGATTGCTTCGCCTGCACAGTACATATAGGCATGATCTGAAAATATATAGTTCAGATGAAGGTCGTGTCCAG ATGTCTGCCGCGGCTTTCGCAAAGGGTCTTCTTGATTTGGAAGGGGACTTAACGCCAATCCTG GTTTCACTAGTGAGTAAGGACTCGTCTATGCTTGATGGACTGCAGGATGGTACTATTGAGATAAGTGAAGCAAAG GCTCAGTTGCATGATATTATCATCTCTTCAAAAGTTGCAAATGGTGGTGATCCTGCTGGGTTTCCATGGATGGTTGATGGGGCTGATGTGTCTACAAATGCTGCTCAGCTTCTAACAGATTTG GCTGAGTTAACAAAAGAAATAACTTCACAAGTGAAGCGGCTCTCTGATGATGAAAATGAGGAGGTTGCAACCGATAGTGACTCACCTAATCATCCTTATGATCAAGCAAAGGCACTATGGAGAACAGAAATTGACATGGACCGCATTGCTGCTGGATTGCCTTGTGGCAGCGAAAGCTTCCTTTTGATGTTTGCCCGTTGGAAGAAACTAGAGAGGGATCTCTACAATGAAAGGAAAAA GCGCTTTGATACTACACAGATTCCTGATATATATGACTCTTGCAA GTATGACCTTCTGCATAACTCACATCTCAATCTTAATGGTTTGCATGATCTCTTCAAAGTATCTCAG TTGCTAGCTGATGGTGTCATTCCAAATGAGTACGGGATAAATCCGAAACAAAGACTCAAAATAGGTTCAAAG ATAGCACGCCGTTTATTGGGCAAGATTCTGATTGACCTGCACAACACCAGACGAGAGATTACCGAGGTAGCTGCTGAATCTAGTACACGACTTGATCCAATAGTAGTATCTTCTACAAAACGAAAGGAGAGGTGTTACCATGATGGTGTTAGGAATGAGAGTTCTGAAGGATCTAGCACAGACGAGAAGTCAGTTGATCTAGATTCCCATGAAGAAACAAAATACTGCTTAGATCCGAA ATATGCAAATGTGATGGATCCCGAGAGACGTGTTCGAACAAGGCTCTATTTTACATCG GAATCGCATATACATTCTCTAATGAACGTACTTCGATACTGCTATTTGGACGAGTCTCTGAATGGAGAAGAGAGTCTTATCTGCAAAAATGCTTCAGATCATCTATTTAAAACAAAGGAACTTGACTACATGAGTTACATTGTGTTGCGTATGTTTGAGAATACGGAG GTGCCTTTGGAAGATCCAAAGAGGTTCCGTATAGAGATGACATATAGTCGTGGCGCAGATATAAGCTGCTTAGAG AGTGCAACTAACACAGATTGTTTTCTACCTGATGACCACACAATGCAAATTATGGAACCGGAGCGATTGCAAGAAGTTGGTTCATATCTGACCTTAGACAAATTTGATAAAATGACCCGCCCGTTTGCAATGCCAGCTGAAGATTTCCCCCCAGCTACTCCTTCTCAGTGTTTGGCAGTCCGCTTCTGTGAAGATATTGAATTGCAAGGAGCAAGACTG CAACATTAG
- the LOC123070985 gene encoding inositol hexakisphosphate and diphosphoinositol-pentakisphosphate kinase VIP1 isoform X2, protein MPTGGTDVKVYTIGPGYAHAEARKSPVVDGVVMRNSDGKEVRYPVLLTPTEKQIARNVCQAFRQAVCGFDLLRCDLGEARSYVCDVNGWSFVKSSYKYYDDAACILRKMFLDEKSPHIYTIPAHLPWRISEPAQPSDAVRNRERGTVGIPTQSEELRCVIAVIRHGDRTPKQKVKLKVTQEKLLKLMLKYNGGKAHAEAKLKSALQLQDLLDATRILVPRARSGRESDSDAEVEHAEKLRQVRAVLEEGGHFSGIYRKVQLKPSNWAHIPKSSGEGEEEVPSEALMILKYGGVLTHAGRKQAEELGRYFRNNMYPSEGPGLLRLHSTYRHDLKIYSSDEGRVQMSAAAFAKGLLDLEGDLTPILVSLVSKDSSMLDGLQDGTIEISEAKAQLHDIIISSKVANGGDPAGFPWMVDGADVSTNAAQLLTDLAELTKEITSQVKRLSDDENEEVATDSDSPNHPYDQAKALWRTEIDMDRIAAGLPCGSESFLLMFARWKKLERDLYNERKKRFDTTQIPDIYDSCKYDLLHNSHLNLNGLHDLFKVSQLLADGVIPNEYGINPKQRLKIGSKIARRLLGKILIDLHNTRREITEVAAESSTRLDPIVVSSTKRKERCYHDGVRNESSEGSSTDEKSVDLDSHEETKYCLDPKYANVMDPERRVRTRLYFTSESHIHSLMNVLRYCYLDESLNGEESLICKNASDHLFKTKELDYMSYIVLRMFENTEVPLEDPKRFRIEMTYSRGADISCLESATNTDCFLPDDHTMQIMEPERLQEVGSYLTLDKFDKMTRPFAMPAEDFPPATPSQCLAVRFCEDIELQGARLQH, encoded by the exons ATGCCTACAGGAGGAACAGATGTCAAG GTTTATACAATTGGACCAGGATATGCACATGCTGAAGCTCGTAAATCCCCAGTTGTAGATGGGGTTGTCATGAGAAATTCTGATGGAAAAGAG GTCCGCTATCCTGTTTTACTGACCCCTACTGAGAAACAAATTGCACGGAATGTTTGCCAAGCCTTCAGACAAGCG GTATGTGGCTTTGATCTTCTAAGGTGTGACCTGGGGGAGGCAAGATCTTATGTATGTGATGTGAATGGCTGGAGTTTTGTGAAAAGCTCATACAA GTACTATGATGACGCTGCATGCATTCTGAGGAAAATGTTTCTTGATGAGAAATCTCCACATATTTATACCATTCCTGCTCATCTTCCATGGAGAATCAGTGAGCCAGCGCAACCATCAGATGCTGTAAGAAATCGAGAACGGGGAACTGTGGGCATACCTACGCAGTCAGAAGAGTTGCGCTGTGTCATAGCTGTTATACGCCA TGGGGATCGCACACCAAAGCAGAAGGTGAAGCTGAAAGTAACTCAAGAGAAGCTTTTAAAATTGATGCTGAAATACAATGGCGGAAAGGCCCATGCGGAG GCGAAGCTTAAAAGTGCTTTGCAACTGCAAGATCTGTTAGATGCAACAAGAATCCTTGTACCACGTGCTAG GTCTGGCCGTGAAAGTGATAGTGATGCTGAAGTCGAGCATGCAGAGAAGCTACGGCAAGTTAGAGCGGTTCTTGAAGAG GGTGGACACTTTTCAGGTATTTATAGGAAAGTACAGCTAAAACCATCAAACTGGGCCCATATTCCTAAAAGTAgtggagaaggggaggaggaggttcCAAGCGAAGCCCTAATGATTCTCAAGTATGGTGGTGTTCTAACCCATGCAGGAAGAAAGCAG GCAGAAGAGTTGGGAAGATATTTCAGAAATAATATGTATCCAA gtgaagGACCAGGATTGCTTCGCCTGCACAGTACATATAGGCATGATCTGAAAATATATAGTTCAGATGAAGGTCGTGTCCAG ATGTCTGCCGCGGCTTTCGCAAAGGGTCTTCTTGATTTGGAAGGGGACTTAACGCCAATCCTG GTTTCACTAGTGAGTAAGGACTCGTCTATGCTTGATGGACTGCAGGATGGTACTATTGAGATAAGTGAAGCAAAG GCTCAGTTGCATGATATTATCATCTCTTCAAAAGTTGCAAATGGTGGTGATCCTGCTGGGTTTCCATGGATGGTTGATGGGGCTGATGTGTCTACAAATGCTGCTCAGCTTCTAACAGATTTG GCTGAGTTAACAAAAGAAATAACTTCACAAGTGAAGCGGCTCTCTGATGATGAAAATGAGGAGGTTGCAACCGATAGTGACTCACCTAATCATCCTTATGATCAAGCAAAGGCACTATGGAGAACAGAAATTGACATGGACCGCATTGCTGCTGGATTGCCTTGTGGCAGCGAAAGCTTCCTTTTGATGTTTGCCCGTTGGAAGAAACTAGAGAGGGATCTCTACAATGAAAGGAAAAA GCGCTTTGATACTACACAGATTCCTGATATATATGACTCTTGCAA GTATGACCTTCTGCATAACTCACATCTCAATCTTAATGGTTTGCATGATCTCTTCAAAGTATCTCAG TTGCTAGCTGATGGTGTCATTCCAAATGAGTACGGGATAAATCCGAAACAAAGACTCAAAATAGGTTCAAAG ATAGCACGCCGTTTATTGGGCAAGATTCTGATTGACCTGCACAACACCAGACGAGAGATTACCGAGGTAGCTGCTGAATCTAGTACACGACTTGATCCAATAGTAGTATCTTCTACAAAACGAAAGGAGAGGTGTTACCATGATGGTGTTAGGAATGAGAGTTCTGAAGGATCTAGCACAGACGAGAAGTCAGTTGATCTAGATTCCCATGAAGAAACAAAATACTGCTTAGATCCGAA ATATGCAAATGTGATGGATCCCGAGAGACGTGTTCGAACAAGGCTCTATTTTACATCG GAATCGCATATACATTCTCTAATGAACGTACTTCGATACTGCTATTTGGACGAGTCTCTGAATGGAGAAGAGAGTCTTATCTGCAAAAATGCTTCAGATCATCTATTTAAAACAAAGGAACTTGACTACATGAGTTACATTGTGTTGCGTATGTTTGAGAATACGGAG GTGCCTTTGGAAGATCCAAAGAGGTTCCGTATAGAGATGACATATAGTCGTGGCGCAGATATAAGCTGCTTAGAG AGTGCAACTAACACAGATTGTTTTCTACCTGATGACCACACAATGCAAATTATGGAACCGGAGCGATTGCAAGAAGTTGGTTCATATCTGACCTTAGACAAATTTGATAAAATGACCCGCCCGTTTGCAATGCCAGCTGAAGATTTCCCCCCAGCTACTCCTTCTCAGTGTTTGGCAGTCCGCTTCTGTGAAGATATTGAATTGCAAGGAGCAAGACTG CAACATTAG